In Georgenia soli, a genomic segment contains:
- the ispG gene encoding flavodoxin-dependent (E)-4-hydroxy-3-methylbut-2-enyl-diphosphate synthase — protein sequence MPTVKEAPPVLSPRRKTRKIRVGSVEVGGDAPVSVQSMTTTKTHDINATLQQIAELTASGCDIVRVACPTDKDAEALPIIAKKSQIPVIADIHFQPKYVFAAIEAGCGAVRVNPGNIRKFDDQVKEIAQAAKDAGVSLRIGVNAGSLDKRLLQKYGKATPEALVESAVWEASLFEEHNFHDFKISVKHNDPVVMVRAYQLLAEQGDWPLHLGVTEAGPAFQGTIKSATAFGALLSQGIGDTIRVSLSAPPVEEIKVGNQILESLNLRPRKLEIVSCPSCGRAQVDVYELADSVTAGLEGMTVPLRVAVMGCVVNGPGEAREADLGVASGNGKGQIFVKGEVIRTVPEDQIVETLIAEANRIAAEMGEPADGAAAAGAPVVTVS from the coding sequence ATGCCGACCGTCAAGGAAGCGCCGCCCGTGCTGTCCCCGCGCCGGAAGACGCGGAAGATCCGGGTGGGCTCGGTCGAGGTCGGTGGCGACGCGCCCGTGTCGGTGCAGTCGATGACCACCACCAAGACGCACGACATCAACGCCACGCTCCAGCAGATCGCCGAGCTGACCGCGTCGGGCTGCGACATCGTGCGCGTGGCCTGCCCGACGGACAAGGACGCCGAGGCGCTGCCGATCATCGCGAAGAAGTCGCAGATCCCGGTGATCGCGGACATCCACTTCCAGCCGAAGTACGTCTTCGCGGCGATCGAGGCCGGGTGTGGGGCCGTGCGCGTCAACCCCGGCAACATCCGCAAGTTCGACGATCAGGTCAAGGAGATCGCCCAGGCCGCCAAGGACGCCGGCGTCTCCCTGCGCATCGGCGTCAACGCCGGCTCGCTGGACAAGCGGCTGCTGCAGAAGTACGGCAAGGCCACCCCCGAGGCGCTCGTCGAGTCGGCCGTGTGGGAGGCGTCGCTCTTCGAGGAGCACAACTTCCACGACTTCAAGATCTCCGTCAAGCACAACGACCCCGTGGTCATGGTGCGCGCCTACCAGCTGCTCGCCGAGCAGGGCGACTGGCCGCTGCACCTCGGCGTCACCGAGGCCGGCCCCGCGTTCCAGGGCACCATCAAGTCGGCCACCGCCTTCGGCGCCCTGCTCAGCCAGGGCATCGGTGACACGATCCGCGTCTCTCTCTCCGCGCCGCCGGTCGAGGAGATCAAGGTCGGCAACCAGATTCTCGAGTCGCTGAACCTGCGCCCCCGCAAGCTCGAGATCGTCTCCTGCCCCTCCTGCGGACGGGCCCAGGTGGACGTCTACGAGCTCGCGGACTCCGTCACCGCCGGGCTGGAGGGCATGACCGTCCCGCTGCGCGTCGCCGTCATGGGCTGCGTCGTCAACGGCCCGGGGGAGGCCCGCGAGGCGGACCTCGGTGTGGCCTCCGGCAACGGCAAGGGGCAGATCTTCGTCAAGGGTGAGGTCATCCGGACCGTCCCCGAGGACCAGATCGTCGAGACCCTCATCGCCGAGGCCAACCGCATCGCCGCCGAGATGGGCGAGCCGGCCGACGGCGCAGCCGCCGCCGGCGCACCCGTCGTCACCGTCAGCTGA
- a CDS encoding M50 family metallopeptidase → MDFVVGVLIVVVGLLLSIALHEIGHLMPAKKFGVKTPQYMIGFGRTLWSRTVNGTEYGIKALPLGGYVRMVGMYPPARAGASRRRRDGRPSMVEEARAAALEEIRPGEEHRAFYRLTVPKKLVVMLGGPTMNLLISAVLLGVLAVGLGVGQYTTTVSNVQQCLPKNPDATACAPGDPAAPGAEAGLQPGDKIVAWAGTPVKTWEDVTGAIAAGGTGPADVQVLRDGRETTVSVTPVLRERPVVKDGAVAVDSKGNDLTEERPYVGIGPSFELVRQPVTEVPGMVWNVFTRTVEVVVSLPQRLVDVAQAAFGTQERDPGVVGLIGVGRFAGEIASLDGQGYGLAERSADMLSLLVSLNMALFVFNLIPLLPLDGGHIAGALWEGARRRVARWRDAPDPGPVDTARLLPATYVVVALMLGMSVLLAYADIVRPVSLTG, encoded by the coding sequence GTGGACTTCGTCGTCGGCGTCCTCATCGTGGTGGTGGGCCTGCTCCTGTCCATCGCGCTGCACGAGATCGGCCACCTCATGCCGGCGAAGAAGTTCGGCGTCAAGACGCCCCAGTACATGATCGGCTTCGGCCGGACGCTGTGGTCGCGCACCGTGAACGGCACCGAGTACGGCATCAAGGCGCTGCCGCTCGGGGGCTACGTCCGCATGGTCGGCATGTACCCGCCGGCCCGGGCGGGCGCCTCGCGGAGGCGGCGCGACGGTCGTCCCTCGATGGTCGAGGAGGCCCGTGCCGCCGCGCTGGAGGAGATCCGGCCCGGCGAGGAGCACCGTGCGTTCTACCGGCTGACCGTGCCGAAGAAGCTCGTCGTCATGCTCGGCGGGCCGACGATGAACCTGCTCATCTCCGCGGTCCTGCTCGGGGTGCTCGCGGTCGGGCTCGGCGTCGGCCAGTACACGACCACGGTCAGCAACGTGCAGCAGTGCCTGCCGAAGAACCCCGACGCCACGGCGTGCGCGCCGGGCGACCCTGCCGCACCGGGCGCCGAGGCCGGCCTGCAGCCGGGTGACAAGATCGTCGCGTGGGCCGGCACCCCGGTGAAGACCTGGGAGGACGTCACGGGCGCCATCGCCGCGGGAGGCACCGGGCCGGCCGACGTGCAGGTGCTGCGCGACGGCCGGGAGACCACCGTCTCGGTCACCCCCGTGCTCCGTGAGCGCCCGGTGGTCAAGGACGGCGCCGTCGCGGTGGACTCCAAGGGAAACGACCTGACGGAGGAGCGGCCCTACGTGGGCATCGGGCCCTCGTTCGAGCTCGTACGCCAGCCGGTGACAGAGGTCCCCGGCATGGTCTGGAACGTCTTCACGCGGACCGTCGAGGTCGTCGTCTCGCTCCCGCAGCGGCTCGTGGACGTCGCCCAGGCGGCGTTCGGCACCCAGGAGCGCGACCCGGGTGTCGTCGGACTCATCGGCGTCGGCCGTTTCGCGGGGGAGATCGCCTCGCTCGACGGCCAGGGGTACGGCCTCGCCGAGCGCAGCGCCGACATGCTGTCCCTGCTCGTCTCCCTCAACATGGCCCTCTTCGTCTTCAACCTGATCCCGCTGCTGCCGCTCGACGGCGGACACATCGCAGGTGCGCTGTGGGAGGGCGCCCGGCGCCGGGTCGCGCGCTGGCGCGACGCCCCCGACCCCGGGCCCGTCGACACGGCGCGGCTGCTCCCGGCGACCTACGTCGTCGTCGCGCTCATGCTCGGGATGAGCGTGCTGCTGGCGTACGCCGACATCGTGCGCCCGGTGAGCCTGACCGGCTGA
- the dxr gene encoding 1-deoxy-D-xylulose-5-phosphate reductoisomerase: MSVDTPTDVVLLGSTGSIGTQALEVVDAAGPGTFRVRALSAGGANLELLAAQAVAHQVEAVAIATDDADAATRLREHLADAAARAGRGGRLPEILTGPGAATQVAGMLGQAGREAGAPEGRAVVLNGITGSVGLEPTLAALRSGATLALANKESLVVGGALVRSAQRRPGQVVPVDSEHSAIAQALRGGRHERGMTSETVTGRTEVRRLVLTASGGPFRGRRRADLADVTPEQALAHPTWAMGPVVTVNSSTMVNKGLELIEAHLLFDVPAQDVVVVVHPQSVVHSMVEFHDGSTLAQASPPDMRLPIALGLTWPDRAVDVAAPCRWDAPTAWNFEPLDEQVFPAVALARAAAAASATHPAVLNAANEQCVAAFLDHRLPYLGIVDVVGDVLSQHDGVVEPSLADVLAAETWARARADELVAARV, translated from the coding sequence GTGAGCGTGGACACGCCCACCGACGTCGTCCTCCTCGGCTCCACGGGCTCGATCGGCACCCAGGCCCTCGAGGTCGTCGACGCCGCCGGCCCCGGCACCTTCCGGGTACGGGCACTCTCCGCCGGCGGGGCCAACCTCGAGCTGCTGGCCGCGCAGGCCGTCGCCCACCAGGTCGAGGCGGTCGCGATCGCCACGGACGACGCCGACGCCGCCACCCGGCTGCGCGAGCACCTCGCCGACGCGGCGGCCCGTGCCGGCCGCGGCGGCCGGCTGCCCGAGATCCTCACCGGGCCCGGCGCCGCCACGCAGGTGGCCGGCATGCTGGGCCAGGCGGGTCGGGAGGCCGGCGCGCCGGAGGGCCGTGCCGTCGTCCTCAACGGGATCACCGGCTCCGTCGGGCTGGAGCCGACCCTGGCGGCCCTCCGTTCCGGTGCGACGCTGGCGCTGGCGAACAAGGAGTCGCTCGTCGTCGGCGGGGCGCTCGTGCGGTCCGCCCAGCGCCGTCCCGGCCAGGTGGTCCCCGTGGACTCCGAGCACTCGGCCATCGCGCAGGCCCTGCGTGGCGGGCGGCACGAGAGGGGCATGACCAGCGAGACGGTCACGGGCCGCACCGAGGTCCGCCGGCTCGTCCTCACCGCCTCCGGCGGTCCCTTCCGTGGCAGGCGGCGGGCCGACCTCGCCGACGTCACCCCCGAGCAGGCGCTCGCGCACCCCACCTGGGCCATGGGACCGGTGGTGACGGTCAACTCCTCGACCATGGTGAACAAGGGGCTCGAGCTCATCGAGGCGCACCTGCTGTTCGACGTGCCCGCCCAGGACGTCGTCGTGGTGGTGCACCCCCAGTCGGTCGTCCACTCGATGGTGGAGTTCCACGACGGCTCCACCCTCGCCCAGGCCAGCCCCCCGGACATGCGCCTGCCCATCGCCCTGGGCCTGACGTGGCCCGACCGGGCCGTCGACGTCGCCGCACCGTGCCGGTGGGACGCGCCCACCGCCTGGAACTTCGAGCCCCTCGACGAGCAGGTGTTCCCGGCGGTCGCCCTCGCCCGTGCGGCGGCCGCCGCCTCGGCGACCCACCCGGCGGTGCTCAACGCCGCGAACGAGCAGTGCGTGGCCGCGTTCCTCGACCACCGCCTGCCCTACCTCGGCATCGTCGACGTGGTCGGCGACGTCCTCTCCCAGCACGACGGCGTCGTCGAGCCCTCGCTCGCGGACGTGCTCGCCGCCGAGACCTGGGCGCGCGCCAGGGCGGACGAGCTGGTGGCCGCCCGGGTCTGA
- a CDS encoding DivIVA domain-containing protein encodes MTTMFPPAGRWRTGYDRAQVEEFFTRARAAYESGEKGTPTDSLDENDVRTAAFDLVRDGYATAAVDAALDRLEAAFVQRRRTRFVAEHGEAAWMDRIADLATTLYPRLLRPAGQRFRAPESGRGYDRDAVDAVLERLVAYFDDGGELTSGELRSTTFPSARASRAYHEGTVDAYLDRAVEVLVAVE; translated from the coding sequence ATGACGACGATGTTCCCGCCGGCGGGGCGCTGGCGCACCGGGTACGACCGCGCCCAGGTCGAGGAGTTCTTCACCCGCGCCCGCGCCGCCTACGAGAGCGGCGAGAAGGGCACCCCCACCGACTCGCTCGACGAGAACGACGTCCGCACGGCCGCGTTCGACCTCGTGCGCGACGGCTACGCCACGGCCGCCGTCGACGCCGCGCTCGACCGGCTCGAGGCGGCCTTCGTCCAGCGTCGGCGCACCCGGTTCGTCGCCGAGCACGGCGAGGCCGCGTGGATGGACCGCATCGCCGACCTCGCCACGACCCTCTACCCGCGCCTCCTGCGCCCGGCCGGGCAGCGCTTCCGTGCGCCGGAGAGCGGCCGCGGCTACGACCGCGACGCCGTCGACGCGGTGCTGGAGCGGCTCGTCGCCTACTTCGACGACGGCGGGGAGCTCACCTCCGGCGAGCTGCGCTCCACGACCTTCCCGAGCGCGCGGGCCTCGCGCGCCTACCACGAGGGCACCGTCGACGCCTACCTCGACCGCGCCGTCGAGGTCCTCGTCGCGGTCGAGTGA